The Streptomyces sp. NBC_01275 genome has a segment encoding these proteins:
- a CDS encoding VOC family protein — MSAIKKFQVTFDCAEPERLARFWCEVLGYVIPPPPEGFTTWEDFNRTLPPEKQGSWFACSDPSGVGPRLYFQRVPEGKSVKNRVHLDVRAGTGLAGDERLATLEAECARLVALGATHVQTLYADEENESCIPMLDIEGNEFCID, encoded by the coding sequence ATGTCGGCGATCAAGAAGTTCCAAGTCACCTTTGACTGCGCAGAACCTGAGCGCCTTGCTCGCTTCTGGTGTGAAGTGTTGGGGTACGTCATACCGCCGCCACCGGAGGGGTTCACCACCTGGGAGGATTTCAACCGCACCCTGCCTCCTGAGAAGCAGGGATCATGGTTCGCCTGCAGTGATCCCTCAGGCGTGGGTCCGCGCCTGTACTTCCAGCGCGTCCCCGAGGGCAAGAGCGTTAAGAATCGGGTGCATCTCGACGTCCGGGCCGGCACCGGGCTCGCGGGGGACGAGCGCCTCGCCACGCTCGAAGCCGAGTGCGCACGACTGGTCGCGCTCGGTGCGACCCACGTGCAAACGCTGTACGCCGATGAGGAGAACGAGTCGTGCATCCCGATGCTGGACATCGAGGGCAACGAGTTCTGTATCGACTGA
- a CDS encoding GGDEF domain-containing protein, with product MVPRIQSRPTAFRPKSVAGQPLVQENHFKDINDMLGHPAGDAGLQATASRLRAWAGSRAAVGRLGGDEFAIVLPVEAADRRARQEQLVRMLHIPVTLDDGQAVNVAASVGAADPRTLGIHQLPLLQRAALYDGKHSGRAVLADSQHATVPSVNGRRLGRPGTALWGQAA from the coding sequence GTGGTCCCCAGGATCCAGTCCCGACCAACCGCCTTCAGGCCAAAATCAGTTGCGGGACAACCCTTAGTCCAGGAAAACCACTTCAAGGACATCAACGACATGCTCGGGCACCCGGCTGGTGACGCCGGCCTGCAGGCCACCGCCTCACGCCTCAGGGCGTGGGCAGGGTCCCGCGCTGCCGTCGGCCGACTCGGGGGCGATGAATTCGCGATCGTGCTGCCCGTCGAAGCCGCTGACCGGCGCGCCCGGCAGGAGCAGCTCGTGCGGATGCTGCACATACCCGTCACCCTCGACGACGGCCAAGCCGTCAACGTGGCCGCCTCGGTCGGGGCAGCCGATCCCCGCACCCTCGGCATCCACCAGCTGCCTCTGCTGCAGCGTGCCGCCCTCTACGACGGCAAACACTCCGGCCGAGCCGTCCTCGCGGACTCCCAGCACGCCACCGTGCCGTCCGTCAACGGACGCCGACTCGGCCGCCCGGGCACCGCCCTCTGGGGCCAGGCCGCCTGA
- a CDS encoding alpha/beta fold hydrolase yields MSSSQEFFAAYDALLARWPTGTAEIDVPTPYGTTRVHAYGPADATPVLLLHGGGSTGAVWFANAPALGTHHRVLAVDILGDAGHSIPGGRPLRTTTDLMAWLDALLDGLTVSRTHLLGHSYGGWIALTYALHAARRVDRLVLLDPTQCFANFRPGFLLRSLPILLRPTQARARAYLDRETAGTDTDPGWKQLYALAVSGFANRKLVVGRRPDPTALSVPLLVLLAGRSDAHDAAKVAACARKAVPDARIEILAELTHFAMPTAMPTQTNHRITDFLADNQEKQAAPGAV; encoded by the coding sequence GTGTCCTCATCCCAAGAGTTCTTCGCCGCTTACGACGCACTGCTCGCCCGCTGGCCCACCGGTACCGCCGAGATCGACGTTCCCACCCCGTATGGGACCACCCGTGTCCACGCCTACGGCCCCGCTGACGCCACTCCAGTCCTCCTTCTACACGGCGGCGGTTCCACCGGCGCGGTCTGGTTCGCCAATGCCCCAGCTCTTGGCACGCACCACCGGGTGCTGGCCGTCGACATCCTGGGCGATGCCGGACACAGCATCCCCGGTGGACGCCCGCTGCGCACCACCACCGACCTGATGGCCTGGTTGGACGCGCTGCTCGACGGCCTCACCGTGTCCCGCACGCACCTGCTGGGCCACTCCTACGGCGGTTGGATCGCCCTGACCTATGCCCTGCACGCCGCGCGGCGGGTCGATCGGCTGGTACTGCTCGACCCGACCCAGTGCTTCGCCAACTTCCGCCCGGGTTTCCTGCTGCGCTCGCTGCCGATACTGCTCCGCCCGACGCAAGCCCGCGCACGCGCCTACCTGGACCGCGAGACCGCAGGGACCGACACCGACCCGGGCTGGAAGCAGCTCTATGCCTTGGCGGTCTCGGGCTTCGCGAACCGGAAACTGGTCGTCGGCCGCCGCCCGGACCCCACGGCACTGAGCGTTCCGCTGCTGGTCCTACTCGCCGGCCGCAGCGACGCCCACGACGCCGCGAAAGTCGCAGCCTGCGCCCGCAAAGCCGTACCGGACGCCCGGATCGAGATCCTCGCCGAACTCACCCACTTCGCCATGCCCACCGCCATGCCCACCCAGACGAACCACCGGATCACCGACTTCCTTGCAGACAACCAGGAGAAGCAAGCCGCCCCGGGCGCGGTTTGA
- a CDS encoding MarR family winged helix-turn-helix transcriptional regulator: MRLVHLLRAVTVELDLRGAEFAAKNGLHPTDLRALIHLLDADRAGTDVTPGRLGAALRLNSAGTTALLDRLERLGLVRRRRDENDRRRVVLTVEQKAVELGRSFFGPLIANLVEATEDFTPGELDIVHRYLTVALRAAAPGYDASTPAATAGMPPTPQPFPQRFGQP, translated from the coding sequence ATGCGGCTGGTCCATCTACTGCGCGCAGTGACCGTGGAACTCGATCTGCGCGGCGCCGAGTTCGCCGCGAAAAACGGCCTGCACCCGACCGATCTGCGGGCCCTCATCCACCTGCTTGACGCTGACCGGGCGGGCACCGATGTGACCCCGGGACGACTCGGTGCGGCGCTGCGGCTCAACTCGGCCGGCACCACGGCCCTGCTGGACCGGCTGGAGCGCCTGGGGCTCGTCCGCCGCAGGCGCGATGAAAACGACCGACGGCGCGTCGTACTGACGGTGGAGCAGAAAGCCGTGGAGCTGGGTCGGTCCTTCTTCGGCCCGCTCATCGCCAACCTGGTCGAGGCGACCGAGGACTTCACCCCGGGCGAACTGGACATCGTTCACCGCTACCTGACCGTCGCCCTTCGAGCAGCCGCTCCCGGCTACGACGCGTCGACGCCCGCAGCCACCGCCGGGATGCCGCCAACACCACAGCCGTTCCCCCAGCGGTTCGGTCAGCCATGA
- a CDS encoding TetR family transcriptional regulator produces MSESTGLRARKKERTRDAIGHAAVSLFMERGFDRVSVNDVATAAEISKPTLFRYFPTKEDLVLHRFADHQGEAARVVRDRRSGIKRVTALHRHFRAGLDRYDPVTGLNDHPEVVAFHRLVFTTPSLAGRLARYQLEDEEALADALGEGIQARLRAAQALAVQRVLARTNWQKIADGRTANDVHLEAVADADQAFNQLQWQATLPVEEGARSDSSLSGGRRRGI; encoded by the coding sequence GTGAGCGAGTCGACGGGACTGCGGGCCCGCAAGAAGGAGCGGACGCGCGACGCCATCGGCCACGCGGCCGTCTCCCTGTTCATGGAGCGCGGCTTCGACCGCGTCTCGGTCAACGACGTCGCCACGGCGGCCGAGATCTCCAAGCCGACCCTCTTCCGGTACTTCCCCACCAAGGAAGACCTGGTGCTGCACAGGTTTGCGGACCACCAGGGCGAGGCGGCACGCGTCGTACGTGACCGTAGGTCAGGCATCAAGCGGGTGACGGCGCTGCACCGACACTTCCGGGCCGGCCTCGATCGGTACGACCCCGTCACCGGCCTCAACGATCATCCCGAGGTGGTGGCGTTCCATCGGCTGGTGTTCACCACACCGAGCCTGGCGGGACGGCTCGCGCGGTACCAGCTCGAGGATGAGGAGGCACTGGCGGACGCCCTCGGCGAAGGCATCCAGGCACGCCTGCGAGCCGCCCAGGCACTCGCGGTCCAACGGGTGCTCGCCCGGACCAACTGGCAGAAGATCGCCGACGGTCGAACCGCGAACGACGTCCACCTCGAGGCCGTAGCCGATGCCGACCAGGCATTCAACCAACTGCAGTGGCAGGCGACGCTCCCGGTCGAAGAGGGGGCGCGGTCAGATAGCTCTCTGTCAGGCGGCCGCCGGCGGGGAATCTGA
- a CDS encoding NAD(P)H-binding protein, with product MLVTGATGRVGRVVIDRLLDAGVPVRALTHRSEAAATLPAKVEVFTGDLTVPESLDPALNGAGAVFLVWTAPPQTAAAVVERLAAHVRRVVFLSSPHQTQHPFFQQPNPMAVLHADIERLIAATGLESTIIRPGMFASNSLAWWAPTIRAGEVVRWPYGAAESAPVDDCDVAAVAARTLYQDGYVGGDYVLTGPESLTQAAQVDVIGDALGRRIAFEEMTPDEFRSQSEGMAPSSVVDMLLAAWSAAVGQPAYLTTAVADILGTSPRTFRQWAADHATAFTEGS from the coding sequence GTGCTCGTAACCGGGGCGACGGGCCGGGTCGGCCGCGTCGTCATCGACCGACTCCTCGACGCGGGCGTGCCGGTCCGCGCCCTCACCCATCGCTCCGAGGCGGCGGCGACGCTGCCGGCGAAGGTCGAGGTCTTCACCGGCGACCTCACCGTGCCCGAGTCGCTCGACCCGGCATTGAATGGCGCCGGTGCGGTCTTCCTCGTCTGGACCGCCCCGCCTCAGACCGCCGCGGCAGTCGTCGAGCGGCTGGCAGCCCACGTGCGGCGGGTCGTCTTCCTCTCCTCCCCGCACCAGACGCAGCACCCCTTCTTCCAGCAGCCCAATCCCATGGCGGTGCTGCACGCCGACATCGAGCGGCTCATCGCGGCCACCGGACTCGAGTCGACGATCATCCGGCCGGGGATGTTCGCGTCGAACTCGCTGGCCTGGTGGGCGCCCACGATCCGGGCCGGCGAGGTCGTCCGGTGGCCTTACGGCGCTGCCGAGTCGGCGCCGGTCGACGACTGCGACGTCGCAGCCGTCGCGGCGCGGACGCTCTATCAGGACGGATACGTCGGAGGCGACTACGTCCTCACGGGCCCCGAATCGCTGACCCAAGCCGCGCAGGTGGACGTCATCGGTGACGCCCTGGGGCGCCGGATCGCATTCGAGGAGATGACGCCGGACGAGTTCCGAAGCCAGTCGGAGGGTATGGCGCCCAGCTCGGTCGTCGACATGCTGCTCGCCGCGTGGAGCGCGGCGGTCGGACAGCCCGCTTACCTCACCACTGCGGTGGCCGACATCCTCGGGACGTCGCCGCGAACGTTTCGCCAGTGGGCCGCCGACCACGCCACCGCGTTCACGGAGGGTTCGTAA
- a CDS encoding SpoIIE family protein phosphatase: MPQWPLPEGDGLPVRQLVEGTLAPIVVLDAQLRHLYVNPAWARVSGLPATAFLGRTLGEVLPDLQSPDDVLFEVLADGQPREATIAGTTGVSSPLGQRLWRAVYHRVDLPGRDARLCGIGVEISSLRRYLDDLETAHQRLALLDAAAARVGTTLDIGTTCQELVDFLAPSLADMAAVGIIEEEFTDAPPPPPGFLRLRKVRGSAPPGMEWVLHQLGGPGPYVDVPRGVATRHCLDSGRPWLGNLASDELFQKVTVDPERTKIFRAAGIHSLLITPLITAGRPVGVVLLGRADASQPFDDNDLVTLQALAGRAAVSIDSARRYSYEHTMALELQRALLSEPRTPHPAVAVAARYLPSGHSVLVGGDWYDSIPLPDSRTLLVMGDVMGHGFQAAVAMSQYRSLLRTIASSGAGVDKILGEFDRQVAHLGLDRLATCLLAVMDPDAGTCTTASAGHLPPAAVRPDGSIGSTPHAPAPWLAHHSHPGARVAGPADAPPQPVGVRDCLRSAGPDHLAHGAPRHGTRAARGSSRRPPRLADQGPGVPPGRRTSEQADDSHPFFDGLRRA; this comes from the coding sequence ATGCCGCAGTGGCCCCTTCCGGAGGGTGATGGCCTTCCGGTTCGTCAGCTTGTAGAGGGGACCTTGGCCCCCATCGTCGTTCTCGACGCGCAGCTGCGCCATCTGTACGTCAACCCGGCATGGGCCCGGGTCAGCGGCTTGCCCGCCACTGCGTTCCTGGGACGAACGCTCGGGGAAGTGCTGCCGGACCTCCAGAGCCCAGACGACGTCCTGTTCGAGGTACTCGCAGACGGGCAACCTCGGGAGGCGACCATCGCAGGAACGACAGGAGTCTCCTCGCCGCTGGGGCAGAGGCTCTGGCGAGCGGTCTATCACCGGGTGGATCTGCCGGGACGCGACGCGCGTCTGTGCGGGATCGGCGTGGAGATCAGCAGTCTGCGCCGCTATCTGGACGATCTGGAGACCGCGCATCAGCGGCTTGCCCTGCTGGATGCCGCGGCCGCGCGCGTAGGCACGACGCTCGACATTGGAACCACGTGCCAGGAGCTGGTCGACTTCCTGGCGCCCTCGCTCGCCGACATGGCCGCGGTGGGAATCATCGAAGAGGAGTTCACCGATGCTCCCCCGCCTCCTCCCGGCTTCCTGCGACTGCGCAAGGTGAGGGGCTCAGCGCCTCCTGGGATGGAATGGGTGCTGCACCAGCTGGGCGGACCAGGACCGTACGTCGACGTTCCCCGTGGCGTCGCAACAAGGCATTGCCTGGACAGCGGGCGGCCATGGCTGGGCAACCTGGCCTCGGACGAGCTGTTCCAGAAGGTGACCGTGGACCCCGAACGGACCAAGATCTTCCGCGCGGCCGGCATCCACTCGCTCCTCATCACCCCGCTGATCACGGCAGGTCGCCCGGTCGGCGTCGTCCTTCTGGGCCGGGCCGACGCATCGCAGCCATTTGACGACAACGACCTCGTGACGCTCCAGGCGCTGGCCGGCCGGGCCGCCGTCTCCATCGACAGCGCGCGCCGCTACAGCTACGAACACACCATGGCGCTGGAACTCCAGCGGGCCCTGCTGTCCGAACCCCGCACCCCCCACCCCGCTGTGGCAGTGGCCGCCCGCTACCTCCCCTCCGGCCACAGCGTCCTCGTCGGTGGGGACTGGTACGACTCGATCCCCCTGCCGGACTCCCGCACCTTGCTGGTCATGGGCGATGTGATGGGCCACGGCTTCCAGGCCGCTGTCGCCATGAGCCAGTACCGCTCTCTGCTGCGCACCATCGCCTCTTCCGGCGCGGGCGTCGACAAGATCCTCGGCGAGTTCGACCGCCAGGTCGCACACCTCGGCCTTGACCGCCTCGCCACCTGTCTTCTCGCGGTCATGGATCCGGATGCGGGCACCTGTACGACGGCCAGCGCCGGGCATCTGCCGCCCGCCGCCGTGCGACCGGACGGCAGCATCGGGAGTACCCCTCATGCCCCAGCACCTTGGCTGGCTCATCACTCTCATCCCGGCGCTCGCGTTGCTGGTCCGGCTGATGCGCCGCCCCAACCCGTGGGTGTCCGAGATTGCCTGCGCTCTGCGGGACCTGATCACCTTGCGCATGGTGCTCCGCGACACGGAACCAGAGCAGCGCGCGGATCTTCTCGACGCCCACCACGGCTGGCGGACCAAGGCCCCGGCGTCCCGCCCGGGCGGAGGACGTCAGAACAAGCCGACGACAGCCATCCTTTCTTCGATGGACTACGCCGTGCTTGA
- a CDS encoding YciI family protein: MEFLCYHRDRPGSVALRDELLEKHWSYMDRYAKEMIARGPTLADHGDTPTGSVHILDLPDPAAARAFAFDEPNYQAGVYRDVLLRRWRNTLGRTMWDFPGGRTGGNRYLVLGLGTGQAADLAVPSDRDELIAYGPLLSDNGATWLGTAALVRAPDPETARTILTPDRYADIEVHNWQFGGRS; the protein is encoded by the coding sequence ATGGAGTTTCTCTGCTACCACCGCGACCGGCCCGGCTCCGTAGCGCTGCGCGACGAGCTGCTGGAAAAGCATTGGTCCTACATGGACCGGTACGCGAAGGAGATGATCGCCCGGGGCCCGACCCTCGCCGACCACGGCGACACACCCACCGGCAGCGTGCACATCCTCGACCTGCCCGATCCCGCCGCCGCCCGCGCGTTTGCCTTCGACGAGCCGAACTACCAGGCCGGCGTCTACCGGGACGTGCTGCTGCGACGGTGGCGCAACACGCTTGGGCGCACCATGTGGGACTTCCCCGGCGGTCGGACCGGCGGCAACCGGTACCTGGTGCTCGGCCTCGGCACGGGGCAGGCCGCCGACCTCGCGGTGCCGTCCGACCGGGACGAGCTGATCGCCTACGGGCCGCTGCTGTCCGACAACGGCGCCACCTGGCTGGGCACGGCTGCGTTGGTCCGGGCACCGGACCCGGAAACGGCACGCACCATCCTGACCCCGGACCGGTACGCCGACATCGAGGTGCACAACTGGCAGTTCGGCGGGCGGTCGTGA
- a CDS encoding aldehyde dehydrogenase family protein: MNAHREVPFPAPSHWIDGRPVEGSGPLFDVVNPADESVIASVHEGTAEDVDKAVDTALAAFPG; the protein is encoded by the coding sequence ATGAACGCACATCGTGAGGTTCCTTTTCCCGCTCCGTCCCACTGGATCGACGGCCGCCCGGTCGAGGGTTCCGGACCGCTGTTCGACGTCGTGAACCCGGCCGACGAGTCCGTGATCGCCTCCGTGCACGAGGGCACGGCCGAGGACGTGGACAAGGCGGTGGACACAGCGCTCGCCGCCTTCCCCGGATGA
- a CDS encoding permease: MEAIGHALSIAGSMTWEVTWALILGFTLSAVVQAVVRRSTVVRLLGDDRPRTLAVSAGLGAASSSCSYAAVALARSLFRKGADFTAAMAFEIASTNLVIELGVILALLMGWQFTAAEFVGGPIMIVVLAALFRILLRERLLRRARDQAERGVAGSMEGHAAMDMSLRGEGGFAHRLFSRDGFTSVSHIFVMEWAAILRDLVAGLLIAGAIAAWVPDEFWQTFFLADDPLAAKLIGPLVGPLVAIATFVCSIGNVPLAVVLWKGGISFGGVIAFIYADLLILPILNIYRKYYGTRMAVFLLVTFFTAMAVAGYVVEFVFGGLGLVPDQADAKIPEEGITWNYTTWLNIAFMLLAAALLVRFWRTGGPAMLRMMGEAPDGAENEHDHARGQNGHHH; the protein is encoded by the coding sequence ATGGAGGCGATCGGGCACGCGTTGTCCATTGCCGGGTCGATGACCTGGGAGGTCACCTGGGCGCTGATCCTCGGCTTCACGCTCTCCGCCGTCGTGCAGGCAGTGGTGCGCCGCTCCACGGTCGTACGGCTGCTCGGCGACGACCGGCCACGTACCCTCGCCGTGTCCGCCGGGCTCGGCGCGGCCTCGTCCTCCTGCTCCTACGCGGCCGTGGCCCTCGCGCGCTCCCTCTTCCGCAAGGGCGCGGACTTCACGGCGGCGATGGCCTTCGAGATCGCCTCCACCAACCTGGTGATCGAACTCGGCGTGATCCTGGCCCTGTTGATGGGCTGGCAGTTCACGGCCGCGGAGTTCGTCGGCGGCCCGATCATGATCGTCGTACTCGCCGCGCTGTTCCGGATCCTCCTGCGCGAGCGGCTCCTGCGCCGGGCCCGGGACCAGGCCGAACGCGGCGTGGCCGGATCGATGGAGGGCCATGCGGCGATGGACATGTCCTTGCGGGGCGAGGGCGGCTTCGCGCACAGGCTGTTCTCGCGGGACGGCTTCACGTCCGTATCGCACATCTTCGTCATGGAGTGGGCGGCGATCCTGCGTGACCTGGTGGCCGGGCTCCTGATCGCGGGGGCGATCGCCGCCTGGGTGCCGGACGAGTTCTGGCAGACGTTCTTCCTGGCGGACGATCCGCTCGCCGCCAAGCTGATCGGGCCGCTCGTCGGACCGCTGGTGGCGATCGCGACGTTCGTCTGCTCCATCGGCAACGTGCCACTGGCCGTAGTGCTGTGGAAGGGCGGGATCAGCTTCGGCGGCGTGATCGCCTTCATCTACGCCGACCTGCTGATCCTCCCGATCCTCAACATCTACCGGAAGTACTACGGCACCCGGATGGCCGTGTTCCTCCTGGTCACCTTCTTCACGGCGATGGCGGTCGCCGGGTATGTCGTCGAGTTCGTCTTCGGAGGACTGGGTCTGGTCCCCGACCAGGCGGACGCGAAGATCCCCGAGGAAGGGATCACCTGGAACTACACCACCTGGCTCAACATCGCCTTCATGCTGCTGGCCGCGGCCCTGCTCGTTCGGTTCTGGCGCACCGGCGGCCCGGCCATGCTGCGGATGATGGGCGAGGCGCCCGACGGCGCCGAGAACGAGCACGACCACGCCCGTGGACAGAACGGACATCACCACTGA
- a CDS encoding DUF2182 domain-containing protein: MPHLRLAPPEPTRPGVLLPRRDLALGWLLLTLIAALAWVLTAAQSRDMGMEPGTMGLALPLFLLLWVVMMAAMMLPSLAPVALTWVQAINRSTAGRVRALRLTEFVGGYLLAWAGFGLLVYGALAATGHLVDTHPESGRWIGAGAFLLAGVQQFGPLKRVCLRHCRSPMFQLLRYARFRPWAKDLRVGAHHGLYCVGCCWGLMIVLIPLGVMNVAAMAGLAAVIFLEKLWRGGPWLSWAVGVALLVLAVLAPFQDWLLPGLQMSGPSMDQMLAAAL, translated from the coding sequence GTGCCGCATCTCCGGCTCGCCCCGCCGGAGCCCACCCGGCCTGGGGTCCTGCTGCCGAGGCGTGATCTGGCCCTCGGCTGGCTTCTTCTGACCCTGATCGCCGCTCTGGCGTGGGTGCTCACGGCCGCGCAGTCCCGCGACATGGGGATGGAGCCGGGCACCATGGGTCTGGCGCTCCCGCTCTTCCTGCTCCTGTGGGTGGTCATGATGGCGGCGATGATGCTGCCGTCGCTGGCGCCCGTGGCTCTCACCTGGGTACAGGCGATCAACCGCAGCACCGCGGGCCGTGTCCGTGCGCTGCGCCTCACCGAATTCGTCGGCGGCTATCTGCTGGCCTGGGCCGGGTTCGGACTGCTGGTGTACGGGGCCCTGGCGGCGACGGGGCACCTGGTCGACACCCACCCCGAGTCGGGGCGCTGGATCGGCGCGGGCGCGTTCCTGCTGGCGGGAGTCCAGCAGTTCGGGCCGCTGAAGCGGGTCTGTCTGCGGCACTGCCGCAGCCCGATGTTCCAGCTGTTGCGGTACGCGCGGTTCCGGCCGTGGGCGAAGGATCTGCGGGTGGGCGCGCACCACGGGCTCTACTGCGTCGGCTGCTGCTGGGGGCTGATGATCGTCCTGATCCCGCTCGGGGTCATGAACGTGGCGGCGATGGCGGGGCTGGCGGCGGTGATCTTCCTGGAGAAGCTGTGGCGGGGCGGCCCCTGGCTCAGCTGGGCGGTGGGCGTCGCCCTCCTCGTGCTGGCCGTGCTCGCCCCGTTCCAGGACTGGCTGCTGCCGGGTCTGCAGATGTCGGGTCCGTCGATGGACCAGATGCTGGCTGCGGCGCTCTGA
- a CDS encoding DUF1326 domain-containing protein, whose product MAEQTTSSPPWRVVGDWFDTCKCAIPCPCTFAQPPSEGDCEGVLAWHIREGQFGDVRLDDLNVLMLASFTGNVWTGEHTDPYAAVFVDERADDQQRAALGAIFGGEAGGWPQQFVEVFGPEMRGMDVAPITVEVDEDLGAWRAEIPGRVTARAEALTGPTTAEGARVQVHNAPGAEVGPGQIATWGRSTTDQADAFGFSWSRSGKSSKYFPFDWSGPD is encoded by the coding sequence ATGGCTGAGCAGACCACCAGCAGCCCGCCCTGGCGCGTGGTCGGCGACTGGTTCGACACCTGCAAGTGCGCCATACCCTGCCCGTGCACATTCGCCCAGCCCCCGTCCGAGGGCGATTGCGAGGGCGTGCTTGCCTGGCACATACGCGAGGGACAGTTCGGGGATGTCCGGCTCGACGATCTGAATGTCCTGATGCTCGCGTCCTTCACCGGCAACGTGTGGACCGGCGAGCACACGGACCCGTATGCCGCCGTCTTCGTCGACGAGCGCGCCGACGACCAGCAGCGCGCCGCACTCGGCGCGATCTTCGGCGGGGAGGCCGGTGGCTGGCCACAGCAGTTCGTCGAGGTCTTCGGACCCGAGATGCGCGGCATGGACGTCGCTCCGATCACCGTCGAGGTCGACGAGGACCTGGGGGCGTGGCGCGCTGAGATTCCCGGCCGGGTGACCGCCCGGGCCGAGGCCCTCACCGGTCCCACCACAGCCGAGGGGGCACGGGTCCAGGTCCACAACGCCCCCGGTGCCGAGGTCGGCCCGGGACAGATTGCCACCTGGGGCCGGTCCACCACCGATCAGGCCGACGCCTTCGGCTTCAGCTGGAGCCGCAGCGGCAAGTCCAGCAAGTACTTCCCCTTCGATTGGAGCGGCCCCGACTGA
- a CDS encoding metallophosphoesterase encodes MTDTSDTRPVDGEARATQQSRLNRLMRYIPLIAPVLLWAVPCWVLLYTGQHWPLPVTLAGAALFALGLIGMPLAMVRGHGRRHQDRAAIFGDTLLGASWVLFTWSVLLGVLLRLALTVAGVEDGQGRARIVTWAVLGVTAVLLAWGSAEARRVPRVRRLDVQLPRLGAGLDGIRVVLITDTHYGPLDRARWSARVCETVNTLEADLVCHTGDIADGTAERRRAQAAPLGTVQATRARVYVTGNHEYYSEAQGWVDLMDELGWKPLRNRHLLLERGGDTLVVAGVDDVTAESSGLAGHRAHLAGALNGADPDLPVLLLAHQPKFIDRAAAAGIDLQLSGHTHGGQIWPFHHLVRIDQPALAGLSHHGPRTLLYTSRGTGFWGPPFRVFAPSEITLLVLRSPHPPTSP; translated from the coding sequence GTGACCGACACCAGCGACACCCGACCCGTCGACGGCGAAGCGCGAGCGACGCAGCAGAGCCGACTGAACCGCCTGATGCGCTACATCCCCCTGATCGCCCCCGTCCTGCTGTGGGCCGTGCCCTGCTGGGTGCTCCTGTACACCGGCCAGCACTGGCCGCTGCCCGTCACGCTCGCCGGCGCCGCCCTGTTCGCCCTCGGCCTCATCGGTATGCCGCTGGCGATGGTGCGCGGCCACGGCCGGCGCCACCAGGACCGGGCTGCGATCTTCGGTGACACCCTGCTGGGCGCCAGCTGGGTCCTGTTCACCTGGTCCGTTCTGCTCGGCGTCCTGTTGCGGCTCGCCCTGACCGTGGCCGGCGTCGAGGACGGTCAGGGCCGGGCCCGGATCGTCACGTGGGCCGTCCTCGGCGTGACCGCCGTACTGCTCGCCTGGGGGTCCGCCGAGGCCCGCCGTGTGCCACGCGTGCGCCGACTCGACGTGCAACTCCCGCGCCTGGGCGCCGGGTTGGACGGCATCCGCGTCGTTCTCATCACCGACACCCACTACGGTCCGCTGGATCGCGCCCGCTGGTCGGCACGGGTGTGCGAGACGGTGAACACCCTGGAAGCCGACCTGGTCTGCCACACCGGCGACATCGCGGACGGCACGGCCGAACGCCGCCGCGCCCAGGCCGCCCCACTCGGTACCGTGCAGGCGACTCGGGCCCGTGTCTACGTCACGGGCAACCACGAGTACTACAGCGAGGCCCAGGGCTGGGTCGACCTGATGGACGAGCTGGGCTGGAAGCCGCTGCGCAACCGCCATCTGCTGCTCGAACGCGGTGGCGACACCCTCGTGGTCGCCGGCGTGGACGACGTCACCGCCGAGTCCTCCGGCCTGGCCGGCCACCGCGCCCACCTCGCCGGAGCCTTGAACGGCGCCGACCCCGACCTACCCGTCCTGCTCCTGGCACACCAGCCCAAGTTCATCGACCGGGCAGCAGCAGCCGGCATCGATCTCCAGCTCTCCGGCCACACCCACGGCGGCCAGATCTGGCCCTTCCACCACCTCGTCCGCATCGACCAGCCCGCCCTCGCCGGCCTCAGCCACCACGGCCCCCGCACCCTCCTCTACACCAGCCGCGGCACCGGCTTCTGGGGCCCGCCGTTCCGCGTCTTCGCCCCCAGCGAGATCACCCTGCTCGTACTCCGCTCCCCGCACCCGCCCACCTCGCCGTAG